The Chitinophaga sp. H8 genome contains a region encoding:
- a CDS encoding TonB-dependent receptor — protein sequence MKIISILLLGSCLQVSAKVYPQKITLSEKKAPLEKIFREIRLQSGYLFFYDPDVIKKTVPIDIHVKKAALEEVLDICFKNQALEYTISNKIIIVNPKVVKHGSMIPSLPPPVDIKGRVTDAAGNPLPGATIKLKGKDLGVSADVNGNFSLQLPDNNGVLIVSYIGFQTKEVSVNTTGFLAVVLVREETKIGDIVVIGYGTKKRSDLTGSLAYVSSKDFENQPVTRLDQALQGRVAGIQVLSNSGSPGGDVRIRIRGANSLTGDNSPLYVVDGFVGADFNNINTEDIASIVVLKDASSTAIYGSRGANGVIIITTKAGRAGKMQINFMTRFSTSKVIDYYKTMNAADFAEVVNARDLALNPPGKPYTPRFTDAQIQAFREKGGTNWQDEIFRSGIGKEYQLGFSGGSDKTTYLINGNYLSQDGIIRNSDFKRYAIRANIASQITDKFSLRFNFTGTRRENHNTSGTGARGSSLGQALAWAPTTPVYNAAGQYTIKDPTSSIFENPVAINEQSDNRNERTNVNLIGGVRYEFMPELSLDIQAGINYTNDQYKGFAGPAISGNKPTASRNSGENILLQNTNNLTYKKVFNNDHSLEVTGVFETQQFQGTGFNVSVSGLTYPDQSYNNIALSASSQVSSGYSKWSLLSLLGRANYAFKDKYFLSASVRRDGSSKFQGKNKYSIFPSAAIAWKLSEEPFLKNMPLFQQLKLRGSWGLTGNQGINPYGTLSAYTSNLDEAGTVFNGASGAIVAGIALGNPGNPNLKWETTAQLNAGLDATFLQGAISFTADYFIKKTRDLLLNQPVPGYLGGNSVLSNVGNMENRGWEFSLGIDAFTQRNFNWSSAFNISFINNKLISLGENRKEILVNQFILRPGEPIGSFYGYKYLGTYKPKDVEEAAKYNVKPGDARYEDSNQDGVINNKDYQIIGRALPKTALGWNNTFTYKQFALNIFIQGLFGLDKLNYSYAFGMLGSTDAKEIIFSDIKNRYIPGVNETSDIPAFSSAQGNTYSQSSRFIEKADFVRLKNVSLSYDVKKAALWNLASLRIFISAANLLTFTKYKGIDPEVNSNRAEGLNWSGYVSDTEQGVDQGAYPNSKTYTVGLNLTF from the coding sequence ATGAAAATAATCAGCATTTTATTACTAGGCAGCTGCTTGCAGGTAAGTGCCAAGGTATATCCCCAGAAAATAACCCTTTCTGAAAAGAAGGCTCCGCTGGAAAAAATCTTCCGGGAGATCAGGCTGCAAAGTGGTTACCTGTTTTTTTATGATCCGGATGTCATTAAAAAAACGGTGCCTATTGACATTCATGTGAAGAAGGCAGCACTGGAAGAGGTATTGGATATCTGCTTTAAAAACCAGGCCCTGGAATATACGATCAGCAACAAGATTATTATTGTTAATCCAAAGGTGGTGAAGCATGGAAGCATGATCCCTTCCCTGCCACCACCGGTAGATATAAAGGGCAGGGTAACGGATGCAGCGGGCAATCCTTTGCCGGGAGCTACGATCAAGTTAAAAGGAAAAGACCTGGGTGTATCAGCAGATGTTAATGGAAATTTTAGCCTTCAGCTTCCCGATAATAATGGGGTTTTGATCGTTTCTTACATAGGTTTTCAAACAAAGGAAGTCTCTGTGAATACCACGGGATTTCTGGCTGTGGTTTTAGTGCGAGAAGAAACAAAAATAGGAGATATCGTGGTAATTGGCTATGGTACCAAAAAGCGAAGTGACCTAACCGGTTCATTAGCATATGTTTCCAGCAAGGATTTTGAAAACCAGCCTGTTACCCGGTTAGATCAGGCCTTACAGGGAAGAGTAGCAGGCATACAGGTACTCAGCAATTCGGGCTCACCGGGCGGAGATGTCAGAATCCGTATCAGGGGTGCCAATTCCTTAACAGGAGATAACAGCCCTTTATATGTAGTAGATGGTTTTGTGGGGGCAGATTTTAATAATATCAATACAGAAGACATTGCCTCAATTGTGGTATTAAAAGATGCATCTTCTACCGCTATTTATGGAAGCAGGGGCGCCAACGGTGTGATTATTATCACTACTAAAGCCGGCCGGGCAGGTAAGATGCAGATTAACTTTATGACCAGGTTCAGTACCTCAAAAGTGATAGACTATTATAAGACCATGAATGCTGCTGACTTTGCTGAGGTGGTGAATGCCAGGGACCTGGCACTTAATCCTCCGGGAAAGCCTTATACGCCAAGATTTACGGATGCGCAGATTCAGGCTTTCCGCGAAAAAGGAGGAACCAACTGGCAGGATGAGATTTTCAGGTCTGGTATAGGAAAAGAGTATCAGCTTGGTTTTTCCGGAGGCTCTGATAAAACGACCTACCTGATTAATGGTAATTACCTGAGCCAGGACGGTATTATCCGTAATTCTGATTTTAAGCGGTATGCGATCCGTGCCAATATTGCTTCGCAGATCACGGACAAGTTTTCTTTACGGTTTAATTTTACAGGCACACGAAGGGAAAACCATAATACCAGTGGCACAGGAGCAAGAGGTAGCTCCCTGGGACAGGCACTGGCCTGGGCGCCTACTACCCCGGTATATAATGCTGCCGGGCAGTACACGATTAAAGACCCTACCAGCTCTATCTTTGAAAACCCGGTAGCTATCAATGAGCAATCAGATAACAGGAATGAAAGAACGAATGTAAACCTGATAGGAGGGGTGCGCTACGAGTTTATGCCGGAGCTGTCTCTGGATATTCAGGCAGGTATTAATTATACGAATGATCAGTATAAAGGATTTGCTGGCCCGGCTATCTCTGGCAATAAACCAACCGCTTCCCGCAATTCAGGCGAAAATATCCTTTTGCAGAATACCAACAATCTAACCTACAAAAAAGTGTTTAATAACGATCATAGCCTGGAGGTGACCGGGGTATTTGAAACGCAACAATTTCAAGGAACAGGTTTTAATGTAAGCGTAAGTGGGCTTACTTACCCCGATCAATCCTATAATAACATTGCACTCTCCGCATCTTCGCAGGTAAGTTCAGGTTATAGTAAATGGAGTTTGTTATCATTACTGGGAAGAGCCAATTATGCTTTTAAAGACAAATACTTTTTATCTGCTTCGGTACGCCGGGATGGTTCCTCCAAATTTCAGGGAAAGAACAAGTATAGTATATTCCCATCGGCAGCCATCGCCTGGAAACTATCTGAAGAACCGTTTCTGAAGAATATGCCCCTGTTTCAGCAACTTAAATTAAGAGGTAGCTGGGGGCTTACGGGCAACCAGGGTATTAATCCATACGGTACACTTTCGGCCTACACCTCCAATCTGGATGAGGCGGGGACTGTATTTAACGGAGCATCAGGAGCCATTGTGGCAGGTATTGCGTTGGGAAATCCGGGCAATCCCAACCTGAAATGGGAAACAACAGCGCAACTGAATGCCGGTTTGGATGCCACCTTTTTACAAGGTGCAATATCATTTACGGCAGATTATTTTATAAAAAAAACACGGGACCTGCTATTGAACCAACCCGTACCAGGATACCTGGGCGGAAATTCTGTACTCTCCAACGTGGGTAATATGGAAAATAGAGGATGGGAATTTTCACTGGGTATAGATGCATTTACGCAAAGAAATTTCAATTGGAGCAGTGCATTTAATATTTCATTCATCAACAATAAACTAATCAGTCTGGGAGAAAACCGTAAGGAGATTCTGGTTAATCAGTTTATATTAAGACCAGGTGAGCCTATCGGGTCCTTTTACGGTTACAAATATTTAGGTACTTATAAACCCAAAGATGTGGAAGAGGCTGCAAAGTATAACGTTAAACCAGGAGATGCCCGTTATGAAGACAGCAATCAGGACGGTGTAATCAACAATAAGGATTACCAGATAATTGGACGTGCATTACCTAAAACAGCATTAGGATGGAATAATACATTTACTTACAAACAGTTTGCATTAAACATTTTCATACAAGGGTTGTTTGGGCTGGATAAGCTCAATTATTCCTATGCTTTTGGCATGCTGGGAAGTACCGATGCCAAGGAGATTATTTTCTCAGATATTAAGAACAGATATATTCCGGGAGTAAATGAAACATCAGATATTCCTGCTTTTAGCTCGGCGCAGGGCAATACCTATTCTCAAAGTTCCCGTTTCATAGAGAAAGCTGATTTCGTACGGTTAAAGAATGTGAGTTTATCATATGATGTAAAGAAGGCCGCTTTGTGGAATCTGGCATCGTTAAGAATATTTATCAGTGCTGCCAATCTGCTAACGTTTACAAAATATAAGGGTATTGATCCGGAAGTCAACTCCAACAGGGCAGAGGGATTGAATTGGAGCGGATATGTGTCGGATACGGAACAGGGAGTTGACCAGGGGGCTTATCCTAACTCAAAAACATATACGGTAGGACTTAACCTGACATTTTAA
- a CDS encoding RagB/SusD family nutrient uptake outer membrane protein: MKKYMVILFGMLLMSCSKFLEEDPKGQVVGSGAIVDIPSLDAALTGAYKGVTRTWARGFLNANTQGFAMGGDDLTTLFGGNKANFRQIDQFEVTSANPHIAWIWNGCYKMIQGANNVIANAPKIVGDQTRIDQITGEAYFLRALGYYWLVRGFGPVPLITKIDYEITPELLNVKKAEPTAVYKVIEEDLLKAETLIGVTKRDPGRPNKGTVKALLADVYLTEGGWPLKDASKYALAASKAKEVIDDKATYNFDLADLAVLWAGDVRAIGTKEEVMAFHTSENYGGASNSFTGAPTIPAEEGGWEDYHAEINFFTSFPAGKRKDITFHTVFHKADGTLVPWENSISKHPYYAKFRIEKNANAASSMPMHMLRYAHVLLIYAEAQARAAGTPNEAAYAALNAVRNRAGLGDAPANLPGAGFVSMVIAERAWEFAGEGTTRWFDLIRLEQVEAANANKNDADLKPIGTITKADYWFPAPLTDASINPNL, from the coding sequence ATGAAAAAATATATGGTTATTCTTTTTGGCATGTTGCTGATGAGTTGCAGCAAGTTTCTGGAGGAAGATCCCAAAGGCCAGGTTGTGGGATCGGGAGCGATAGTGGATATCCCAAGTTTGGATGCCGCTTTAACGGGTGCTTATAAGGGAGTTACCCGTACCTGGGCAAGAGGTTTTTTAAATGCCAATACGCAAGGGTTTGCTATGGGAGGGGATGATCTTACCACCTTATTTGGCGGGAATAAAGCCAATTTCAGGCAGATAGACCAGTTTGAAGTAACCTCAGCTAATCCCCATATAGCATGGATATGGAATGGATGTTATAAAATGATTCAGGGAGCTAATAATGTGATTGCCAATGCTCCTAAAATTGTTGGAGATCAGACCAGGATAGATCAGATTACCGGGGAAGCTTATTTTTTACGGGCATTAGGCTATTACTGGCTGGTCAGGGGCTTTGGCCCTGTGCCGCTGATAACGAAGATTGATTATGAGATAACCCCTGAGCTGTTAAACGTAAAAAAAGCGGAGCCAACAGCGGTCTATAAAGTTATTGAAGAAGATCTGTTGAAAGCGGAAACATTGATTGGCGTTACCAAACGTGATCCGGGACGGCCTAATAAAGGTACCGTCAAAGCGCTTTTAGCAGATGTTTACCTGACAGAAGGAGGCTGGCCTCTTAAAGACGCATCCAAATATGCATTGGCAGCCAGCAAGGCCAAAGAAGTAATCGATGATAAAGCAACTTACAATTTTGATCTGGCAGACCTGGCAGTACTATGGGCTGGAGATGTCCGCGCCATTGGTACAAAAGAGGAAGTGATGGCTTTCCATACCTCTGAAAATTATGGGGGAGCCAGTAATTCATTTACGGGAGCTCCTACTATCCCGGCAGAAGAAGGAGGGTGGGAAGATTATCATGCGGAGATCAATTTCTTTACCAGTTTTCCTGCCGGCAAAAGAAAGGATATTACTTTCCATACGGTGTTTCATAAGGCTGATGGTACCTTGGTACCCTGGGAAAACAGTATTTCCAAGCACCCTTATTATGCGAAATTCAGGATTGAGAAAAATGCGAATGCAGCTTCCTCCATGCCAATGCACATGCTGCGTTATGCGCATGTGTTGCTTATTTATGCAGAAGCGCAGGCAAGAGCTGCCGGCACCCCGAATGAGGCCGCTTATGCAGCACTCAATGCAGTGCGCAACAGAGCAGGCCTGGGAGATGCACCGGCTAATTTACCAGGTGCGGGTTTCGTTAGTATGGTTATTGCGGAACGTGCCTGGGAATTTGCAGGGGAGGGGACTACCAGATGGTTTGATCTGATCCGGCTGGAGCAGGTGGAAGCTGCCAATGCGAATAAGAATGACGCAGATCTTAAGCCTATAGGTACTATTACGAAAGCAGATTATTGGTTTCCGGCTCCATTGACAGATGCCAGTATTAATCCCAATTTATAG